ACGGAGGGCGATATGTCGTATACTATCGAGCTTTGCGAGGCTCAGACCTCTACCGTTCTCGCCACGCCGTACGGTGCGGTGAGGTTTGCCGTTAAAACGTTGGAGCGCACGGTGGAGCGTATGTACGACAAGCTGCATATCATTCTTAAATATATTCTCGCGTCGGAAGCGGCGGGAGAACTCGAACGTTCGATAATTATGGAAGTCGAAAAAGTTTCTAAGTAGTTTAGTAGGAGAAATCAGTCAGTCATGAAAATCAAATGGTTGGGGCATTCGTCATTCCTCTTGACCGAGAGCACGGGGATTACCCTTATAACCGATCCGTTCGATAAGAAAATGGTCGGGTACTCGATGAGCGAGCACGCCGCGGATATCGTGTGTATGTCGCACGGTCACGCCGATCATAATTACATCGAGGGCGTTAAGAACTATAAACAGGCGTTCAGGGATGCCGGAACGTTCGAGTACGAAGGGCGCGTGCATATTACGGGCGTTCAGTCGTACCATGACGACAACGACGGCAAAGAGCGCGGCGAGAATATAATTTACAAGATCGGCATGGACGGCGTTAATATTTGTCACATGGGCGATATCGGCGAGCCGTGCAGCCCCGAGCTTATCGAGCGGCTGTTGCCCGTCGACGTATTGATGATTCCCGTCGGCGGCAATTACACGATCGACGCCGAGCTTGCCAAGGAGTACGTGGATAGACTCATGCCGTCTATCGTCATTCCCATGCACTATAAAATCAAGCACTGCGAAATAGATATCGACAAGGTCGATCCCTTCCTCAGACTGTTCGACGACGAGGAAATACAAGAGGATATCGACGAGCTCGAACTCGACCGTTACGACTTCGACGAGAACCTGCCGACTAAAGTCTTGGTGCTTAACAAGAAATAATCGATATTAATTATACCTGCTGATGAGTTGGCGGGTATTTTTGCTGGGAGCGCCGATAATACTTTATTAAGTAAAGAATATTCGCAATTTTCGGGAGGAATAAAACATGACGATTTTAGTAACGGGCGGCGCGGGCTATATAGGCTCGCATACGTGCGTCGAGCTTTTGAATGCCGGGCACGAAGTTGTTATTATCGATAATTTCTGCAACTCGTCGGCGGAGAGCGTAAAGCGCGTCGAGCGCATAACGAGTAAAAAGATCAAGCTGTACGACGGCGATATCCGCGACGGCAAGGTTCTCGACAAGATTTTCAAGGACAACAAGATCGACAGCGTTATTCATTTCGCGGGCTTGAAGGCGGTTGGCGAGTCGTGCGAAAAACCTATCGAATACTACGACAATAACCTCGTCGGCACGCTTACCCTTCTCGATAAAATGCGTAAAGCGGGCTGCAAGAAAATTGTGTTCTCGTCGTCGGCGACTGTGTACGGTACGCCCGAGCATTTGCCGCTGGACGAGAATTGCGCGGTCGGCGGTACGACCAATCCGTACGGCACGAGCAAGTATTTTCAAGAAATCATGCTCCAAGACGTTTACGCCTCCGATAAAGACTGGACGGTGGTTTTGCTTCGATACTTCAACCCCGTAGGTGCGCACGAGAGCGGGCTTATCGGCGAGGATCCCAGGGGTATACCCAATAACCTTACGCCGTACGTTTCCAAGGTCGCTATCGGCGAGCTTAAAGAAATCGGCGTGTTCGGCAACGACTACGACACTCCCGACGGTACGGGCGTGCGCGACTATATTCACGTTGTCGACCTGGCGCGCGGACACGTTGCGGCTATCGAGAAAACGACCGCCGCGGGCGTGTATACCTACAACCTCGGTACGGGCATAGGTTACAGCGTGTTCGACGTTATTCATGCGTTTGAAAAGGCGTGCGGGCATGAGCTCGCATACGCTATAAAACCCCGCCGCGCGGGCGATATAGCGGCGTGCTATGCCGACGCGAGCAAGGCTAAGCTCGAGCTCGGCTGGGAAGCCAAGCTTGGAATAGATGATATGTGCGCGTCGCTGTGGAAGTGGCAGACCATGAATCCCAAGGGATACGGTAAAAAATGAAAATATCGTACGGGGCGTTTGAAGAAGCCAAAACGGTTACGCTCGCAAATAAGGTCGGTTTGGAAATAACGCTGTGTGCGCTCGGTGCGGGGATAATGAGCGTTAAGCTTGCCGATAAGGACGGCGTTCGTCGCGAACTTACAAGACTGCCCGACGGTGGTTACGGCAAGGGTAATAACGGTCTTACGGTAGGGCGCACCGCGGGGCGTATCGAGAACGCCGAGTTCGTTATTGACGGGCGAGTGGCACGGCTCGAAAAGAACAATAAAGGCGTGGACAATCTTCATTCTGGCAGTACGAGTTTCGGAACGAAGATTTTCGATCTGAAGGTTAGTTCGAACAAGGACTATGCCGACGCTGTTTTCGGGTATTTCAGCCCGGACGGCGAGGGCGGCTTCTTCGGCGCGGTCGATATAAAAATCACGTACCGCGTGTACGAGAACGAAAAGCGGTTCAGTATTTTCTTCGACGGAATGCCCGACAGTAAATTGCTTTTAAATATGACTAATCACGTCGGCTGGGATATGTCTGGCGACAGGCGGCAACCTATAACCGAGCAAACCGTGTACATAAACGCGGATAAAGTGGGCGAGCTCAACGAACGGCTTATCGTGCAAAGGAAAATCGACTGTCCAGAACAATTCGACTTTACAACGCCTCGTAAATTGGGCGATTACGTTCACGACGAGAGTGTACAGCGTTACACGTTCGGCTACGACCATCCGTTCTTTTTGAAAGAGCGTGGGCTCGATAAATTGGCTTGCGCGCTGTCGTCCACGCTAAGCGGGATACGGCTGGATGTGCGCACTACCTATCCGTGCGTTGTGTTGTTCGGCGATAATTTCGGCGGGTATAAATCGGCGTGCTTCGAGTGCCAGTACCACCCTAACGGCGTAAACGATTGCCCCGAAGATTGTGGTATCTGTACGCCCGATAAACCCTATCACGAAGTAATAGACTATACGTTTTTAATTAAAAATTAAGGTAAAGATAATAAGCGGCGTTTGGAAATAAATAACGAAATGAAATTACTCGGGTGTAACAAACAATAAATCACCCAAAGTAAATACCCGACACTAAAAGTTTCTTGCATACTTCTTTTCAAAGAAGTATGATAAATGCTTGCAAAAAAAATAAGGGTATGTTATAATCTACATTGCGGCTAAATATTTTTTATGGTCGCAATCCTTACCCGTTAAATCGGGTCATAGACCGCAAGGAGGGTATATGAATAATTACGAATTGCTTTATATCCTGTCCGACAAGCAGGACGCCGACGCCAAAAAGGCGTTAGTAGATCGTTTCAAAGCGATAGTCGAGCCGTACGGCGAAGTTACGGCTGAGGAATGGGGCGGCGGCAGCCGTAAGCTCGAATATCCCATTCAGACCAAGATTTCCGGCAAGCATACGACCGGCTACTACATTCTCATGAAGTTCACCGCGCCGCCCGAGATCCCCGCGGAAATCGAGCGTCAAATGCGCATCAGCGACGGCGTGCTTCGGTTCATGATCGAAAAGGTGTAATATAATATAAGCTATTGATCGATATTTAAGGAGTATTAGAGCAATGAATAAAATTATTTTGATAGGTAATCTTACGCGCGATCCTGAGAGCAGCAGCACGCAGGGCGGAGTTAATTTCACTCGGTTCAATATCGCGGTCAACCGCCCGTTCACCAATGCACAGGGCGAGCGCGTTGCCGATTATTTCGACGTTATTTGCTGGCGTCAGCTCGCGGAGCGTTGCGCCAAGTACCTGTTTAAGGGTAGCAAGGTCGGTATCTGCGGCTCG
The DNA window shown above is from Clostridiales bacterium and carries:
- a CDS encoding MBL fold metallo-hydrolase, which gives rise to MKIKWLGHSSFLLTESTGITLITDPFDKKMVGYSMSEHAADIVCMSHGHADHNYIEGVKNYKQAFRDAGTFEYEGRVHITGVQSYHDDNDGKERGENIIYKIGMDGVNICHMGDIGEPCSPELIERLLPVDVLMIPVGGNYTIDAELAKEYVDRLMPSIVIPMHYKIKHCEIDIDKVDPFLRLFDDEEIQEDIDELELDRYDFDENLPTKVLVLNKK
- the galE gene encoding UDP-glucose 4-epimerase GalE translates to MTILVTGGAGYIGSHTCVELLNAGHEVVIIDNFCNSSAESVKRVERITSKKIKLYDGDIRDGKVLDKIFKDNKIDSVIHFAGLKAVGESCEKPIEYYDNNLVGTLTLLDKMRKAGCKKIVFSSSATVYGTPEHLPLDENCAVGGTTNPYGTSKYFQEIMLQDVYASDKDWTVVLLRYFNPVGAHESGLIGEDPRGIPNNLTPYVSKVAIGELKEIGVFGNDYDTPDGTGVRDYIHVVDLARGHVAAIEKTTAAGVYTYNLGTGIGYSVFDVIHAFEKACGHELAYAIKPRRAGDIAACYADASKAKLELGWEAKLGIDDMCASLWKWQTMNPKGYGKK
- the rpsF gene encoding 30S ribosomal protein S6, encoding MNNYELLYILSDKQDADAKKALVDRFKAIVEPYGEVTAEEWGGGSRKLEYPIQTKISGKHTTGYYILMKFTAPPEIPAEIERQMRISDGVLRFMIEKV
- a CDS encoding single-stranded DNA-binding protein; translated protein: MNKIILIGNLTRDPESSSTQGGVNFTRFNIAVNRPFTNAQGERVADYFDVICWRQLAERCAKYLFKGSKVGICGSVQRRQYEDRDGIKRTSFDVVADEVEFLTPKNSSFGREGSQGGYQPEEPHPISDMQPVDNDDLPF